The Methanothrix soehngenii GP6 genome has a window encoding:
- a CDS encoding ABC transporter ATP-binding protein — protein MRAIILEALHISKRLPHVRREDLKDLWRAALLVWKSAPGWAVASIALVIPQGVLPLASLYVMKLIVDCVATGYSSADSEAVTGQLLMFVALAILVELLSILIQSAANIASEFQSTLVSDHTQDILHAKSVAIDLEYYESPKYYDTLHRAQQEAAYRPIHIVRSLTQLAQNAISMASTVALLFLASWAIVVALLMASIPGILVQMIYSGKLYRWQVSRTEKDRKSWYLHWLLTDKSFAKEIRLFDLGSIFRDRYTALREQLRKEKLDLSVSKSKANLAAQAIESMAVFGSLAFLAMEGMKGNITIGDITMYFGALVQGKAVIGSLLSSLTGLYEDRLFITNLYDFLDLEPNIKDPLKPVKVPRPIEKGITFEGISFSYPGSSSVTLNDISVKIKPGQVIALVGGNGSGKTTLIKLLCRLYDPQKGRIAIDGVDLKDMRVSDLRREISVVFQDYAQYNLSLAENIWLGSAAGPLDMGKVAKAARDSGVDRILKRLETGYETTLGKWFDKGTDLSIGEWQKVALARAFIRDSQIIIMDEPTSSLDPKAEAEVFAKFRELAKGKTAIVIGHRLSTVRMADCIYLLNDGHIAEKGTHEELMALKGEYAQLFEIQAVNYR, from the coding sequence ATGAGGGCGATTATACTGGAAGCGCTGCATATTTCAAAAAGGCTTCCTCATGTCCGGCGGGAAGACCTGAAAGATCTATGGCGAGCTGCGCTTTTAGTCTGGAAGAGTGCTCCAGGCTGGGCTGTGGCCAGTATAGCCCTGGTCATTCCCCAAGGTGTCCTGCCTCTGGCGTCCCTTTATGTCATGAAGTTAATAGTAGACTGCGTGGCCACTGGCTATAGCTCAGCCGATAGCGAGGCGGTCACAGGACAACTACTGATGTTCGTGGCCCTAGCCATACTGGTAGAGCTGCTCTCTATCTTAATTCAGTCTGCAGCAAATATCGCCAGCGAATTTCAATCGACCTTAGTCTCCGACCACACCCAGGATATCCTCCATGCCAAATCGGTGGCCATAGACCTGGAATATTATGAGAGCCCAAAATACTATGATACTCTTCACAGGGCTCAGCAGGAAGCAGCTTATCGGCCTATCCATATAGTCAGGAGCCTGACCCAGCTCGCGCAAAATGCTATCTCCATGGCCTCAACAGTGGCTTTGCTATTCCTCGCCAGCTGGGCTATCGTGGTAGCCCTGTTGATGGCATCTATTCCTGGAATCCTGGTTCAGATGATATACTCAGGGAAGCTCTATAGGTGGCAGGTTTCTCGTACCGAGAAGGATCGTAAGTCGTGGTATCTCCATTGGCTTTTAACGGACAAGAGCTTTGCCAAGGAGATTCGGCTTTTTGATCTGGGCTCTATCTTCAGGGACAGGTACACGGCTCTAAGGGAGCAGCTGAGGAAAGAAAAGCTAGATCTTTCAGTAAGCAAGTCCAAAGCGAACCTGGCTGCCCAGGCAATAGAGTCAATGGCTGTCTTCGGATCCCTTGCCTTTTTAGCGATGGAAGGAATGAAAGGCAACATAACCATAGGCGACATCACAATGTACTTCGGAGCCCTGGTCCAGGGCAAGGCTGTCATAGGAAGTTTGCTATCGAGCCTGACGGGCCTATATGAAGACAGACTTTTCATAACAAATCTCTACGATTTCCTCGATTTGGAGCCCAACATCAAAGATCCTCTGAAACCCGTTAAGGTCCCCCGGCCCATTGAGAAGGGCATCACCTTCGAGGGCATATCATTCAGCTATCCCGGTTCCAGTTCTGTTACACTTAATGACATTAGCGTGAAGATCAAGCCCGGCCAGGTAATCGCCCTGGTGGGAGGTAACGGCTCAGGAAAGACCACTCTGATCAAGCTTCTCTGCAGGCTTTATGACCCTCAGAAGGGAAGGATCGCCATAGATGGGGTGGATCTGAAGGACATGAGGGTCTCAGATCTCAGACGAGAGATCAGCGTGGTCTTCCAGGATTATGCCCAGTATAATCTCAGCCTGGCCGAGAACATATGGCTGGGCAGTGCCGCTGGGCCTTTGGATATGGGCAAAGTCGCGAAGGCTGCGAGGGATTCTGGCGTGGATAGGATTTTAAAGCGGCTTGAGACTGGTTATGAGACTACCCTTGGCAAATGGTTCGATAAAGGCACTGATCTGAGCATAGGAGAGTGGCAGAAGGTGGCCCTCGCGAGGGCGTTCATCCGGGATTCCCAGATCATAATTATGGATGAGCCCACCAGCTCTCTCGATCCTAAAGCCGAAGCGGAGGTGTTCGCCAAGTTCAGGGAGCTGGCAAAAGGGAAGACCGCCATCGTCATAGGCCACAGGCTGTCCACTGTCAGGATGGCAGACTGCATATATCTTCTGAATGATGGGCATATCGCAGAGAAGGGCACTCACGAGGAGCTGATGGCTTTGAAGGGAGAGTATGCGCAGCTCTTCGAGATACAGGCAGTGAACTATAGGTGA
- a CDS encoding radical SAM protein, with translation MLEFQSPIGNAYAWDDETGIFIPFSPTMKAVFEALNRKSLSLDDIVFHLSDKFSKEDLIFCYNWLKKWGKIRPMKQKSSTSYKPSTSEVRSLLLRTGFTQLTLSVTEDCNFRCKYCAFSDLYEYTRSQSNKYMKSDTAKRAIDYYFSLLKEGARYNPKRQPALAFYGGEPLLNFNLIKICVEHIENEYGNCKTRYTLTTNGSLLDKEKANWLMEHDFSIAVSLDGPEEEHNRLRVYPNGKGTFREVMGNVTSILKTGYTKIYCLPVIDWKSDLFKREEFFSGKDTPPVSFASLVSNEPGSGYFDQFTEEDHHAFLEQLKNAKKSYSMNLDHQKQRDKLTLFDYLIGQYLKNIIFNGISIYSPHPLMPFSSACIPGRKIFVDVDGNFHICEKINSFFPIGNVNEGLNFENICELLSNYISSMDKCPSCKVRRNCSQCYPKFAMNGLFLCSSEVCREMEVIMKKAFAEAFAVAEIDPQFIEKEINSKKANTKKYYGD, from the coding sequence ATGTTAGAATTTCAATCTCCGATTGGAAACGCATACGCCTGGGATGATGAAACAGGCATATTCATCCCGTTTTCTCCAACTATGAAAGCGGTTTTTGAGGCCCTAAATCGGAAATCGTTATCTTTAGATGATATAGTCTTTCACTTATCAGATAAGTTTAGCAAAGAGGACCTCATTTTTTGCTACAATTGGTTAAAAAAATGGGGGAAAATTAGGCCTATGAAACAGAAATCTAGTACTTCTTATAAACCTAGCACATCTGAAGTAAGATCACTTTTGTTAAGAACTGGTTTTACGCAACTTACATTAAGCGTTACCGAGGACTGCAACTTTAGATGCAAATATTGCGCATTTTCTGATCTCTACGAATATACCCGCAGTCAATCTAATAAATATATGAAATCAGATACTGCGAAAAGGGCAATAGATTACTACTTTTCTTTATTAAAAGAAGGAGCGAGATATAATCCTAAGAGACAACCTGCTTTAGCATTTTATGGAGGAGAACCTCTATTAAATTTTAACCTTATTAAAATATGTGTAGAACATATAGAAAATGAATATGGTAACTGCAAAACACGATATACTTTGACCACAAATGGCAGTCTATTAGACAAAGAAAAGGCAAATTGGTTAATGGAACATGATTTCTCTATAGCAGTTAGTTTAGATGGACCTGAAGAGGAACATAACCGACTTCGAGTTTATCCCAATGGAAAAGGAACATTTAGAGAAGTTATGGGAAACGTTACTTCTATTTTAAAGACAGGATACACTAAAATCTATTGTCTTCCAGTTATTGATTGGAAGAGCGATTTATTCAAACGAGAAGAATTTTTTAGTGGAAAAGATACCCCGCCGGTATCATTTGCGTCTCTTGTTAGCAATGAACCCGGAAGTGGATACTTTGATCAATTTACAGAAGAAGATCATCATGCATTTTTAGAGCAATTAAAAAATGCAAAAAAATCTTACTCTATGAATCTTGATCATCAAAAACAGAGAGATAAGTTAACTCTTTTCGATTATTTAATCGGTCAATATTTAAAAAATATTATTTTTAATGGCATATCAATTTATTCCCCGCACCCACTTATGCCGTTTTCCAGCGCGTGTATACCTGGGAGGAAGATTTTCGTAGATGTAGATGGTAATTTCCACATATGTGAAAAAATAAATAGTTTTTTTCCAATTGGAAATGTAAATGAGGGATTAAATTTTGAGAATATATGCGAATTACTTAGTAATTATATCAGCAGTATGGACAAATGTCCTAGTTGCAAGGTAAGACGAAATTGTAGCCAGTGTTATCCGAAGTTTGCTATGAACGGATTATTTCTATGTTCTTCTGAAGTTTGCAGAGAAATGGAGGTAATTATGAAGAAGGCTTTTGCTGAGGCATTTGCTGTAGCAGAAATAGATCCTCAATTTATAGAGAAGGAGATTAATTCTAAAAAAGCAAACACAAAAAAGTATTACGGTGATTAA
- a CDS encoding tetratricopeptide repeat protein, translated as MKKRSVNIRQINNRQLKILGAKFTIGLIAMVLLCIFALAQENTTEYWCQKGQELQVNGSYEEAIQAYNMAIQINPENADAWLGKAGISSRIDKHDEAKREYEIALEILNKRLEENSQNASAWINKGVALSCLGRDIEAFEARGKALEIYNQALQKNPNDGNTWENKALVLVGMGRWEDAVEAYDKVIEFSPSKAAYAWIDKAICYSEGLSMTNESIAAWITAAQLIPTSDIKNQSTIWSGIGKSLSTASRYEEAIKAYDKAIELNSKDVSSWPNWSGKAYALYALGRYNESINAFDIALEMMPEFPDIWDWKGNALFQIGRYEEAIKAYDKAIALNPKDGSAWNGKGMVLYNMGRYEEAIEDYDRAIKFAPFNVTPLADLYAKNLSATAWTGKGNALKALGRQSEMEAAYSKAKELGYAG; from the coding sequence TTGAAGAAAAGATCAGTGAACATTAGGCAAATCAATAATAGGCAGCTAAAAATATTAGGGGCCAAATTCACTATTGGCTTGATAGCGATGGTTTTATTATGCATCTTTGCCTTGGCACAAGAGAACACTACGGAATATTGGTGTCAGAAAGGCCAAGAGTTGCAGGTAAATGGATCTTATGAGGAGGCTATTCAAGCGTACAATATGGCTATTCAAATAAATCCAGAAAATGCCGACGCATGGCTTGGTAAAGCCGGCATTTCCAGTCGCATTGATAAGCATGATGAGGCCAAAAGAGAGTATGAAATTGCTTTGGAAATCTTAAACAAACGTTTGGAGGAAAATTCTCAGAATGCCAGCGCTTGGATCAATAAGGGTGTGGCCCTCTCCTGCCTAGGGAGGGATATTGAAGCCTTTGAAGCTCGTGGGAAAGCACTGGAAATCTATAACCAGGCTCTTCAAAAGAATCCTAATGATGGCAATACATGGGAAAATAAAGCGCTTGTTCTCGTTGGGATGGGTAGGTGGGAAGATGCTGTTGAAGCCTATGACAAGGTTATTGAGTTTAGTCCCTCAAAGGCTGCATATGCCTGGATAGACAAAGCCATATGCTACTCTGAGGGTCTAAGCATGACCAATGAATCAATAGCGGCCTGGATCACGGCTGCTCAGCTTATACCCACTAGCGATATTAAGAATCAATCTACAATATGGAGCGGCATAGGCAAATCCCTTAGTACTGCAAGTAGGTATGAGGAGGCTATCAAGGCCTATGACAAGGCCATAGAGCTGAATTCAAAAGATGTAAGTAGCTGGCCAAATTGGTCTGGCAAAGCCTACGCGCTCTATGCGCTCGGTAGATATAATGAATCCATTAATGCCTTCGACATAGCCCTTGAAATGATGCCTGAGTTTCCCGATATCTGGGACTGGAAGGGCAATGCGTTGTTTCAGATAGGTAGATACGAGGAAGCCATCAAGGCCTATGACAAGGCTATAGCACTGAATCCAAAAGATGGAAGTGCCTGGAATGGCAAAGGTATGGTCCTTTATAATATGGGCAGATACGAGGAGGCCATTGAGGATTATGACAGGGCCATCAAATTTGCACCATTCAATGTAACTCCTTTAGCGGATTTGTATGCCAAGAATCTCTCCGCCACAGCATGGACAGGCAAAGGGAATGCCCTCAAAGCATTGGGTCGCCAGTCCGAAATGGAGGCAGCTTATTCAAAGGCCAAGGAGCTGGGGTATGCTGGCTAA
- a CDS encoding tetratricopeptide repeat protein: MKVILSTVMLALAMICTCTQAQENTTDYWMDRANVLIHKDLEEEAVFAYDEVLKLDPKNETALLRKASTLYTLGKEDEGQRTYERALLLMEEDLKNTSQNAKAWQNKAIALSGLGRKDEAKEANEEALAIFNHSLDKDPENVSLWKGKADVLAFLGRWEEALQAYSKVTEIDPEDYGAWGRKGEFLGMIGRYNESLLALDKAIETIPADNDEDLQAWSFAKVAVLHSSNQIGEALSLLDNLTDLYPQNKKAWSLMGYDMAKLGRYNESLEAYEEVLKLDPKDAQAWSTKARQLVEMKRYDEAQEAFDKAIELMPGDDLKELEQIVQIWLDKGDALNETGNGDDAGKAFQKALEVSDEALLNDSEQTSSMLLKGNALFNLGRYDEAREAYDQAIKTASPNSFHVPSAWIGEGKALLALGRNEEALEAFRQALEINPTLVEAWKGKGDSQKALGRARDASLSFHVAEKLG, translated from the coding sequence ATGAAAGTAATATTGTCTACCGTCATGTTGGCGCTGGCCATGATATGCACCTGTACCCAGGCGCAGGAAAATACCACAGATTACTGGATGGACAGAGCCAACGTGCTCATCCATAAAGACCTGGAAGAGGAAGCCGTTTTTGCTTACGATGAAGTCTTGAAGCTCGATCCAAAGAATGAGACTGCATTGCTTCGCAAGGCATCAACGCTATATACTCTGGGAAAAGAGGACGAAGGTCAAAGGACTTATGAGAGAGCACTTCTGCTAATGGAAGAAGACCTGAAGAACACTTCACAGAATGCTAAAGCCTGGCAGAATAAGGCCATAGCTTTGAGCGGCCTGGGCAGGAAAGACGAGGCCAAAGAGGCAAATGAAGAGGCTCTGGCCATCTTCAACCATAGCCTTGATAAGGATCCGGAAAACGTCAGCCTCTGGAAGGGCAAAGCGGATGTACTGGCTTTCCTGGGCAGATGGGAAGAAGCCCTGCAGGCTTACAGCAAAGTTACAGAGATCGATCCTGAAGATTACGGTGCCTGGGGAAGAAAGGGCGAATTTCTTGGTATGATCGGAAGGTACAACGAATCCCTGCTGGCCTTGGATAAAGCTATTGAGACCATACCGGCAGATAATGATGAAGACCTTCAAGCCTGGAGCTTTGCCAAAGTCGCAGTGCTCCACAGTTCAAACCAGATTGGAGAAGCTCTCAGCCTTCTTGATAACCTCACGGATCTCTATCCACAGAACAAAAAGGCCTGGAGCCTTATGGGATATGATATGGCAAAGCTTGGCAGATACAATGAATCATTAGAAGCCTATGAAGAAGTCCTTAAGCTGGACCCAAAGGACGCTCAAGCCTGGAGCACCAAAGCTCGACAGCTTGTCGAGATGAAAAGATATGACGAGGCTCAAGAGGCGTTCGATAAAGCCATTGAGCTGATGCCGGGCGATGATCTCAAAGAGCTTGAACAGATCGTGCAGATCTGGCTTGACAAAGGAGATGCTCTAAACGAGACCGGCAATGGGGATGATGCTGGAAAAGCCTTCCAAAAGGCACTGGAAGTCTCCGATGAAGCATTGTTGAACGATTCGGAACAGACGAGCTCCATGCTGTTAAAAGGCAACGCACTCTTCAATCTTGGCAGATACGATGAAGCTAGAGAGGCCTATGACCAGGCCATCAAGACAGCATCGCCAAACTCTTTCCATGTGCCAAGTGCCTGGATTGGCGAAGGCAAAGCTCTTTTGGCATTGGGCAGGAATGAAGAGGCTCTGGAAGCCTTCAGACAGGCCTTAGAGATAAATCCAACGCTAGTCGAGGCCTGGAAGGGCAAAGGAGATTCCCAGAAGGCTTTGGGAAGGGCCAGAGATGCAAGCCTGTCATTTCACGTGGCAGAGAAGCTGGGGTAA
- a CDS encoding tetratricopeptide repeat protein — MNKRYILAKIRQVGDSLPRILENKVSLAVIALAIICTSTLAQENTTDFGMMKSDATFNVAFGESYQAEDDALQNDPGDYSLWINRALNLTYLGRLNESMESHQKALDLIDDILKKDPKNIDAWKMQGTALAYLGQYDDAIKSYEKAIEISNQTLERNPRDADAWWHKAESLEILGKSMAAINAYNKVIELNSSKAIGAWIRKADLSEYNDSVEAFDKATELMPKGASRKLESVWTGNNASILVNLWCDKEQILSVSIHDVEGLGSYNKSSKSYDRTLTINSKSISNWLVDPGLKYALQQHQKDEATQNIKLPPK, encoded by the coding sequence TTGAACAAGAGATATATATTAGCTAAAATTAGGCAAGTAGGTGATAGCTTGCCAAGAATATTAGAAAATAAGGTTTCCCTTGCCGTAATAGCGCTGGCTATCATATGTACATCTACTCTGGCACAGGAGAACACAACAGATTTTGGAATGATGAAAAGTGATGCTACATTCAATGTAGCCTTTGGAGAATCTTATCAAGCCGAAGATGATGCATTACAGAACGATCCAGGAGATTATAGCCTCTGGATAAATAGAGCATTGAACCTAACATACCTTGGTAGGCTTAATGAGTCCATGGAGTCTCACCAAAAGGCGCTTGACCTAATCGATGATATATTGAAGAAAGACCCAAAAAATATTGATGCTTGGAAAATGCAGGGCACTGCTTTGGCTTATCTTGGCCAATATGATGATGCTATAAAATCATACGAGAAAGCTATCGAAATCTCCAACCAGACCTTGGAGAGAAATCCTAGAGATGCAGATGCCTGGTGGCACAAGGCCGAGAGTCTCGAAATATTAGGCAAAAGCATGGCTGCTATAAATGCCTACAATAAGGTCATTGAGCTAAACTCTTCTAAGGCCATTGGTGCCTGGATAAGAAAAGCCGACCTTTCGGAGTATAACGATTCAGTCGAGGCTTTTGATAAAGCAACGGAATTGATGCCCAAGGGAGCCTCGAGGAAACTGGAATCCGTTTGGACCGGGAACAATGCCTCCATTTTAGTGAATTTGTGGTGCGATAAAGAACAGATCCTAAGCGTTTCAATACATGATGTGGAAGGCTTGGGAAGCTATAACAAATCCTCTAAATCTTACGATCGTACCTTGACAATAAATTCAAAGTCTATTTCTAACTGGCTTGTAGATCCAGGTCTTAAATATGCCTTACAGCAGCACCAAAAAGACGAAGCTACGCAAAATATAAAATTGCCCCCCAAATAG
- a CDS encoding winged helix-turn-helix domain-containing protein, whose protein sequence is MNTNNVDLDTKTLRALSSSNRLFILQLLKLRNMNLTNLSKMLSIPKSSTYKNLTILIESGLVIKEPTNNKWRYYKLTPKGAMLFSNESKMLIISNDISKSSVRFALKPNSIHESSKDQSSSE, encoded by the coding sequence ATGAACACCAATAATGTCGATCTCGATACGAAAACCTTGAGGGCTTTGTCCTCTTCGAACAGGCTCTTCATCCTACAATTGCTTAAATTAAGGAACATGAATCTAACGAATTTATCCAAAATGCTTAGTATTCCCAAGTCAAGCACCTACAAAAACCTGACTATACTTATTGAATCCGGTCTGGTAATCAAAGAGCCCACGAACAATAAGTGGCGCTACTATAAGCTTACCCCCAAAGGAGCTATGCTGTTCTCCAATGAATCGAAGATGCTCATAATTTCAAATGATATCTCCAAGAGCAGCGTTCGCTTTGCCCTTAAGCCCAATTCGATTCATGAAAGCTCCAAAGATCAATCTAGCTCAGAGTAG
- a CDS encoding radical SAM protein: MYFRLNPECYLIRGKKLGAIFDLIDHKIYALNELETEIVTSCEKNNSIQGERKFLNELKQLCLGNFYSNRSYIQKLRVGSPTIEKQSDPPELHRAFIEINNSCNRNCWFCGHNGIKRSLGCMGCNKWNENGRPLSIERWKEVIDELKDLNCMDIFITGGDLTLEWDRTIDILDYTNRKFTNIYITLHRQSLSIDKINELAGKANMIIQTEDFNDVQSLDTASLLVTRPENFENIEGIQGKNIMVDFIIERGNLLPKDLPITSKKKIQPGSMYQFFNNIEYHPCLGHTLAICFNGNVIPCPMMRGHSFGNVSNKELYAVLKSEWERIDNFWELNLDKIEKCCSCEFRYSCADCRSLEESLTGKLDGKMLCNYDPSEGKWS, encoded by the coding sequence ATGTATTTCAGGCTCAATCCAGAATGCTATCTCATACGAGGTAAGAAGCTTGGAGCAATTTTTGATTTAATAGATCATAAAATATATGCTCTGAATGAATTGGAAACCGAAATTGTAACATCGTGTGAAAAAAATAACTCTATTCAGGGAGAAAGAAAATTCTTAAATGAGCTTAAACAGCTTTGTTTAGGAAATTTTTACTCCAACAGATCATATATACAAAAATTACGAGTCGGTTCTCCTACTATAGAAAAACAGTCCGATCCGCCAGAACTTCATAGAGCTTTTATTGAAATAAATAATTCATGCAATAGAAATTGCTGGTTCTGTGGCCATAACGGAATAAAGAGAAGTCTAGGATGTATGGGCTGTAATAAATGGAATGAAAACGGTAGACCTCTAAGCATAGAAAGGTGGAAAGAAGTTATAGATGAGTTGAAAGACCTAAATTGTATGGATATTTTTATAACCGGCGGAGATTTGACCTTAGAGTGGGATAGAACGATAGATATTTTAGATTATACAAACAGGAAATTTACCAATATATATATAACCTTACATAGACAAAGCCTATCTATAGATAAAATTAACGAGTTAGCTGGCAAAGCTAACATGATTATCCAAACGGAGGATTTTAATGATGTACAATCTCTAGATACAGCCAGTTTATTAGTGACAAGGCCTGAAAATTTCGAAAATATAGAAGGGATACAAGGTAAGAATATTATGGTAGATTTTATTATCGAACGCGGTAACCTTTTGCCAAAGGACTTACCAATAACATCCAAAAAGAAGATTCAACCCGGGAGCATGTATCAATTTTTTAACAATATTGAATATCACCCTTGTCTTGGCCATACATTAGCAATTTGTTTTAATGGAAATGTCATTCCATGTCCTATGATGCGGGGTCATAGCTTTGGCAATGTGAGCAACAAAGAACTTTATGCAGTCCTAAAAAGTGAATGGGAAAGAATAGATAACTTCTGGGAATTAAATTTAGATAAAATAGAAAAATGCTGCAGTTGTGAATTTAGATATTCGTGTGCAGATTGCAGATCTTTAGAAGAGAGCTTAACAGGAAAATTAGATGGAAAAATGCTCTGTAATTATGACCCAAGCGAGGGAAAGTGGTCATAA
- the istA gene encoding IS21 family transposase has translation MIDMEEFLTLRDLFNEELSISEIARQTGHSRVTVRKYLNSQVPPLPQKRSKKPSKLDGHREYIIDRLKEFPLSASRIYREIQDRGFTGKYTIVKDFVREVRPEIGVPAIYRYETKPGVQAQVDWAECGYIDIDGEKRRLYCFTMVLGYSRMRYAEFTLRIDVYTLIQCHINAFGYFGGYPQELLYDNITQIVKKRAPKSSDSTWNSHFQDFFEHYGFIPRLCRPYRPQTKGKIERTVGFVKKDFFMGGRFTSFTDLNSQLQKWLSRVNSIPNGTTHEIPIERFKQEGLQKIGNAPSYHNRRDESRKISRDSFVSYLGNLYSVPYRYAGMTARLQISDLTFKIIVGSDEICTHEIQPGHGKVMRIKEHFKGLLSEILKQNCTLRDNNPSILKFVDTDVEHRPLSVYDRLGGGDSR, from the coding sequence ATGATAGATATGGAGGAGTTCCTCACGTTGCGAGATTTATTCAACGAAGAATTGAGCATCAGCGAGATCGCCAGACAGACTGGACACAGCCGGGTGACGGTGCGGAAGTATCTGAACTCACAGGTTCCCCCATTACCCCAGAAGCGATCCAAAAAGCCGAGCAAACTGGATGGTCACAGGGAATACATAATTGATAGACTCAAAGAGTTCCCTCTTTCTGCTAGCCGTATTTATCGTGAGATCCAGGATAGGGGGTTCACAGGGAAGTATACAATTGTAAAGGATTTCGTGCGTGAAGTCCGGCCTGAGATTGGAGTTCCGGCGATATACCGCTACGAGACCAAACCAGGAGTTCAGGCTCAAGTTGACTGGGCAGAATGTGGTTACATCGATATCGATGGGGAGAAAAGGAGACTCTACTGTTTCACCATGGTTCTCGGTTATTCGCGAATGAGATATGCCGAATTTACTCTGCGAATAGACGTTTATACCCTTATCCAGTGCCACATAAATGCGTTTGGGTATTTTGGAGGTTATCCCCAAGAGCTTCTATATGATAACATAACGCAAATCGTGAAGAAGCGAGCCCCAAAATCATCGGATTCCACCTGGAATTCTCATTTCCAGGACTTCTTCGAGCACTACGGTTTCATTCCCCGGTTGTGTCGTCCCTATCGACCTCAGACCAAAGGGAAAATAGAGAGGACTGTGGGGTTCGTGAAGAAGGATTTCTTCATGGGTGGCAGGTTCACTTCGTTCACTGATCTTAACTCCCAGCTTCAGAAATGGCTGTCCAGAGTAAACTCGATACCTAACGGCACAACCCATGAGATTCCGATTGAACGTTTTAAGCAGGAAGGTCTCCAGAAGATCGGAAATGCTCCGTCCTATCATAATCGCAGAGATGAGAGCCGAAAGATTTCCAGGGACTCGTTCGTCTCTTACCTGGGCAACCTCTATTCTGTTCCATATCGATACGCTGGGATGACCGCACGATTGCAGATTTCTGACTTGACCTTTAAGATAATTGTTGGATCTGATGAGATCTGCACTCACGAGATTCAACCTGGCCATGGAAAAGTGATGCGAATCAAAGAGCACTTCAAAGGGCTTCTGAGTGAGATCCTGAAGCAGAACTGCACGCTCCGAGATAATAATCCGTCAATTCTTAAGTTTGTGGACACAGATGTCGAGCATCGACCGCTTTCTGTTTATGATCGACTTGGTGGGGGAGATAGCAGATGA
- a CDS encoding cyanobactin maturation protease PatG family protein, translated as MDQSVQESSSAQPQKKCSACSAKSSPEGSKTSGNEKSENKGTCGLKSLPFVYVLGQIEARFPNRSIEKEYVQIIERSKSANLDHQQAFHSVLSQPENRYLARKLSWILTMEGVPIYILLPTGPEDLNILLEAIRPPACPLDRQVVVGRKGPVAPPEMCGLEVPMVLVDHLYSLEYNDFIKSIRSESVTDEKFKAIARETFLRMMQLADNIGSTDKHRALNYLSVRYPAIYVKAAEELERNFLLTSVNAIFSRLSDNRKIVSVIQSFTNKETGAVEKYFVRVDLTEEFPFIVTKMAPYYDR; from the coding sequence ATGGATCAATCAGTCCAAGAATCGTCATCAGCACAGCCACAAAAGAAATGCTCAGCCTGTTCGGCGAAATCCTCTCCAGAGGGCTCAAAGACCAGTGGAAATGAAAAGAGCGAAAATAAGGGAACTTGCGGTTTGAAATCTCTCCCATTTGTCTATGTTCTGGGACAGATTGAAGCTCGTTTCCCTAATAGATCGATAGAAAAAGAGTATGTTCAGATCATCGAAAGGTCGAAGTCTGCCAATCTCGATCACCAGCAGGCATTCCACTCTGTTCTGTCGCAGCCCGAAAACAGGTATCTAGCACGAAAGCTTTCCTGGATTCTCACTATGGAGGGCGTACCGATTTACATTCTGTTACCCACAGGCCCTGAAGATCTTAACATATTATTGGAAGCCATCCGACCACCTGCATGCCCCCTGGATAGACAGGTGGTAGTAGGTCGTAAAGGCCCAGTAGCTCCTCCAGAGATGTGCGGGCTAGAAGTGCCCATGGTGCTTGTTGATCATCTCTATTCCCTTGAATATAACGACTTTATCAAGTCTATTCGTTCCGAATCGGTCACCGATGAGAAATTCAAAGCAATCGCAAGAGAGACATTCCTAAGAATGATGCAATTGGCAGACAACATAGGATCTACAGATAAACATCGGGCACTGAATTATCTATCTGTACGCTATCCAGCGATCTACGTCAAAGCAGCAGAAGAGCTAGAGCGCAACTTTTTGCTGACATCAGTGAACGCTATCTTCTCAAGGTTGAGCGATAACCGCAAGATCGTATCTGTAATCCAATCATTCACTAACAAAGAGACTGGTGCAGTAGAGAAATATTTCGTTAGGGTGGACTTAACCGAAGAGTTCCCCTTCATTGTCACCAAGATGGCGCCATACTACGACAGGTGA